The Glycine soja cultivar W05 chromosome 6, ASM419377v2, whole genome shotgun sequence genome has a window encoding:
- the LOC114416096 gene encoding uncharacterized protein LOC114416096, with amino-acid sequence MATFSVFTVVKYCSGSVWRVSYCPSTIEFTCTCMRMQSIGLPCDHILVVLVSLNFMELPSSLVLNRWSKLATEQIKDKYPYFAMYWDSQLMGRYATLVEVSREVCAVAYCDEEEYDKMLHFLSNEATRMKSKQNSEHCVDDNQTHQQDDDFVGILDPVVVRSKGCGQVGMDESGRQRRIQKCRQCGGIGHNKRSCTNHPRNVNGCMSSTEQTSSNDYNLYFVNVGQNAGAVDIVICCW; translated from the exons ATGGCCACGTTTTCAGTTTTCACAGTTGTCAAGTATTGTAGTGGAAGTGTTTGGCGTGTGTCGTATTGCCCATCAACGATTGAGTTTACATGTACTTGTATGAGAATGCAATCCATTGGTCTTCCATGTGATCACATATTGGTCGTGTtggtttctttaaattttatggaGTTGCCAAGTAGTTTGGTTTTGAATAGGTGGTCCAAACTTGCCACCGAACAGATTAAAGACAAATATCCGTATTTCGCAATGTATTGGGATTCACAATTGATGGGCAGGTATGCCACTTTGGTTGAAGTTTCTAGAGAAGTTTGTGCAGTCGCATACTGTGATGAAGAGGAGTATGACAAAATGTTGCATTTCCTATCCAATGAGGCTACAAGGATGAAGTCGAAGCAAAACAGCGAACATTGTGTTGATGATAATCAGACGCACCAACAAGATGATGATTTTGTAGGTATTTTAGACCCTGTTGTGGTTCGAAGTAAAGGATGCGGACAGGTCGGAATGGATGAAAGTGGCAGACAAAGGAGAATCCAAAAGTGTCGGCAATGTGGTGGAATTGGCCACAACAAGCGTTCTTGCACCAACCATCCTCGAAATGTAAATGGTTGTATGTCATCCACCGAACAAACTAGCA GTAATGATTAcaatttgtattttgttaatgTTGGACAAAATGCAGGAGCCGTAGACATAGTCATTTGTTGCTGGTAG
- the LOC114416097 gene encoding protein FAR1-RELATED SEQUENCE 5-like, with amino-acid sequence MDASFSPSGSPPRAIEEPKRPSTTFLLSSKGFFKSKGNNQPPFGEQRVGLSSSCANSIVEDPIFEAKQLGAHHLDLDAIMSELETTDNFRSFVNGDGANDDGDYENDDDYQDDVGVQDEEEVDSELQNEDDGDYDEFWIPGKLQPPIQGYEKKKKKAGVVVKQCFVFMCIFRRIDGHRKMLASDIMQVENYRKVGIRPPHMYAAFANQCGGYEKVGFIRKDIYNEEGRMRRQHSSDARGALKYLYDLRKKEPMMYVSCTADEESRLQRLFWSDTESQLLYQVFGDVLAFDATYKKNKYLCPFVVFSGVNHHNQTIVFVAAIVTDETEETYVWLLEQLLVAMKGKAPCSIITDGDLAMRNVITRFMLGVSHRLCAWHLLRNALSHVRDKHVLKWLKKLMLGDFEVVEFEEKWKEMVATFELEDNSWIAELYEKRMKWSTAHLRGHFFAGIRTTSRCEAFHAHVAKYVHSRTNLTDFVE; translated from the exons ATGGATGCCTCGTTTTCTCCGTCCGGTTCCCCCCCACGCGCGATTGAAGAGCCAAAGCGTCCCTCGACTACTTTTCTGCTTTCctcaaaaggttttttcaaaagcaAAGGAAACAATCAGCCCCCTTTTGGAGAACAACGGGTGGGTTTGTCTTCTTCGTGCGCTAATTCCATCGTCGAAGATCCGATTTTTGAAGCAAAGCAGTTGGGTGCTCATCATTTG GATTTGGACGCTATAATGTCAGAGTTGGAAACTACTGATAATTTTCGTAGCTTTGTTAATGGTGATGGTGCCAATGATGATGGAGATTATGAAAATGATGACGACTACCAAGATGATGTCGGAGTACAAGATGAGGAGGAGGTGGATTCAGAGTTACAGAATGAGGATGATGGAGATTATGATGAATTTTGGATTCCAG GAAAGTTACAACCTCCGATACAAGGatacgaaaagaaaaaaaagaaagcaggTGTGGTTGTGAAGCAATGTTTCGTGTTCATGTGCATTTTTCGACGGATCGATG GACATAGGAAGATGTTGGCATCTGATATTATGCAAGTTGAAAATTATAGGAAAGTTGGCATTAGACCTCCGCACATGTACGCAGCATTTGCCAATCAATGTGGTGGATATGAGAAGGTCGGGTTTATCAGGAAAGATATTTACAATGAAGAAGGGCGCATGAGGAGGCAACATAGTTCAGATGCAAGGGGTGCATTGAAGTATTTATATGATTTACGCAAGAAAGAGCCAATGATGTATGTTTCATGCACTGCGGATGAAGAGTCAAGACTACAACGGTTGTTTTGGTCTGATACTGAGAGCCAATTGCTTTATCAGGTATTTGGTGACGTTCTGGCATTTGATGCCACttacaagaaaaataagtatttgtGCCCTTTTGTTGTTTTCTCTGGTGTGAACCACCATAATCAGACAATAGTTTTTGTTGCTGCTATTGTGACTGATGAGACGGAAGAAACATATGTTTGGTTGTTAGAACAGTTGTTGGTAGCAATGAAAGGAAAAGCTCCCTGTTCAATAATAACTGATGGAGATCTGGCTATGAGGAATGTTATAACAAGATTCATGCTAGGTGTTTCTCACAGATTGTGTGCGTGGCACTTATTGCGTAATGCATTGAGCCATGTCCGAGACAAACATGTTTTGAAATGGTTGAAGAAACTAATGCTTGGTGATTTTGAAGTGGTTGAATTCGAAGAAAAATGGAAAGAGATGGTTGCTACGTTTGAATTGGAAGACAATAGTTGGATTGCTGAACTTTATGAAAAACGGATGAAATGGTCTACTGCCCATTTGAGGGGTCATTTTTTTGCGGGCATACGAACAACATCTCGTTGTGAAGCTTTCCATGCACATGTTGCAAAATATGTTCATTCACGCACTAATTTAACCGATTTTGTAGAATAA